From the Arvicola amphibius chromosome 2, mArvAmp1.2, whole genome shotgun sequence genome, one window contains:
- the Clec1a gene encoding C-type lectin domain family 1 member A isoform X1 — translation MQAKYSSTRDMLDDDDTTISLYSGASTVTRRADPRHSENETPSSVWRPVALTLLTLCLVLLVGLAALGLVFFQFYQLSNIQQDSIAEKDERLGNVSRQLQSLQMQNRRLIETLQHVAVKLCRELYNKSGGHRCSPCPEKWKWHGDKCYQFYKESKNWQGCEYFCLAENATMLKISTQEELDFAMPQSYSEFFYSYWTGLSRNGSGKAWLWTDGTPYSFELFEIIIDPNNPRNRDCMTIFNGKAFSKDCKELRRCACERMAGRVVPEVFQ, via the exons ATGCAGGCCAAATACAGCAGCACGAGGGATATGCTCGATGATGATGACACCACCATAAGCCTGTATTCTGGAGCTTCCACTGTCACCAGACGTGCAGATCCCAGGCATTCAG AGAATGAGACTCCCTCTTCAGTTTGGCGCCCAGTGGCCCTGACTCTGCTGACCTTGTGTTTGGTGCTACTCGTTGGCCTGGCAGCCCTGGGCCTTGTGT TTTTTCAGTTCTACCAGCTCTCCAATATCCAGCAAGACAGCATCGCTGAAAAGGATGAAAGGCTGGGGAATGTATCCCGACAGCTGCAGTCCCTCCAGATGCAGAACAGGAGACTCATAGAAACTCTACAGCATGTAGCTGTAAAACTGTGTCGTGAACTTTACAACAAAAGTGGAG GACACAGATGCAGCCCTTGCCCAGAGAAATGGAAGTGGCATGGGGACAAATGTTACCAGTTCTATAAAGAGAGTAAAAACTGGCAGGGCTGTGAATATTTCTGCCTGGCTGAAAATGCCACCATGCTGAAGATAAGCACACAGGAAGAGCTG GATTTTGCCATGCCTCAGAGCTACTCTGAGTTTTTCTACTCTTATTGGACAGGGCTCTCCCGCAATGGCAGTGGCAAAGCGTGGCTGTGGACAGATGGGACACCTTActcctttgaact gttTGAGATTATAATAGATCCCAACAACCCAAGGAACAGGGACTGTATGACCATCTTCAATGGAAAGGCTTTCTCAAAGGACTGCAAAGAGCTGAGGAGGTGTGCCTGTGAACGGATGGCAGGGAGAGTGGTACCTGAGGTGTTCCAGTAG
- the Clec1a gene encoding C-type lectin domain family 1 member A isoform X2, with the protein MQAKYSSTRDMLDDDDTTISLYSGASTVTRRADPRHSENETPSSVWRPVALTLLTLCLVLLVGLAALGLVFFQFYQLSNIQQDSIAEKDERLGNVSRQLQSLQMQNRRLIETLQHVAVKLCRELYNKSGGHRCSPCPEKWKWHGDKCYQFYKESKNWQGCEYFCLAENATMLKISTQEELGSPAMAVAKRGCGQMGHLTPLNCLRL; encoded by the exons ATGCAGGCCAAATACAGCAGCACGAGGGATATGCTCGATGATGATGACACCACCATAAGCCTGTATTCTGGAGCTTCCACTGTCACCAGACGTGCAGATCCCAGGCATTCAG AGAATGAGACTCCCTCTTCAGTTTGGCGCCCAGTGGCCCTGACTCTGCTGACCTTGTGTTTGGTGCTACTCGTTGGCCTGGCAGCCCTGGGCCTTGTGT TTTTTCAGTTCTACCAGCTCTCCAATATCCAGCAAGACAGCATCGCTGAAAAGGATGAAAGGCTGGGGAATGTATCCCGACAGCTGCAGTCCCTCCAGATGCAGAACAGGAGACTCATAGAAACTCTACAGCATGTAGCTGTAAAACTGTGTCGTGAACTTTACAACAAAAGTGGAG GACACAGATGCAGCCCTTGCCCAGAGAAATGGAAGTGGCATGGGGACAAATGTTACCAGTTCTATAAAGAGAGTAAAAACTGGCAGGGCTGTGAATATTTCTGCCTGGCTGAAAATGCCACCATGCTGAAGATAAGCACACAGGAAGAGCTG GGCTCTCCCGCAATGGCAGTGGCAAAGCGTGGCTGTGGACAGATGGGACACCTTActcctttgaact gttTGAGATTATAA